The Flavobacterium praedii genome window below encodes:
- a CDS encoding carboxypeptidase-like regulatory domain-containing protein: protein MKYFVVFLFLVTSIKSIAQTIDTPTKVSGSIISDNTGTPLANVNIININQVTGTTTDNKGNFEITVTQSDTLHITLLGYQSLRVRVTNDWIKNKKTTIQLTQKAIPLNEVVISPYYLTGYLEIDSKLIPIKEDYRYSISGLGQGYEAGQYAPEAFGKVLGSIFNPADMLYNFFGKKPQQLKKLKEMRKDDTVRNLLETKYDRETISLLLGVSQDEIAEILGRCSYSEAFIKTANDLQIMDAISGCYEQYKVLKKK, encoded by the coding sequence ATGAAATATTTTGTAGTTTTTTTATTTTTAGTCACATCCATAAAATCAATTGCACAAACAATTGATACTCCAACAAAAGTCTCTGGTTCTATAATCAGCGATAATACCGGCACCCCATTAGCCAACGTAAACATCATCAATATCAATCAAGTCACAGGAACCACCACAGACAACAAAGGTAATTTTGAAATTACTGTAACACAAAGTGACACTTTACACATAACACTTTTAGGCTACCAATCTTTACGTGTAAGAGTGACCAATGACTGGATAAAAAACAAAAAAACAACCATACAACTTACCCAAAAAGCTATTCCCTTAAATGAGGTCGTAATTAGCCCATACTATCTTACCGGATATTTAGAAATCGATTCCAAATTAATTCCAATAAAAGAAGATTATCGCTATAGTATTTCGGGCTTAGGACAAGGATACGAAGCAGGTCAATACGCTCCAGAAGCCTTTGGAAAAGTTTTAGGCTCTATATTCAACCCTGCAGATATGCTTTACAATTTCTTCGGAAAAAAACCGCAACAGCTCAAAAAATTAAAAGAGATGCGAAAGGATGATACTGTTAGGAATCTACTGGAAACCAAATACGACAGAGAAACCATCTCGCTGCTTCTTGGCGTTTCACAAGATGAAATCGCCGAAATATTAGGACGATGCAGTTACTCAGAAGCTTTCATAAAAACCGCCAACGACCTTCAAATCATGGACGCCATAAGCGGTTGCTACGAACAATACAAAGTCTTGAAGAAAAAGTAA